In Spea bombifrons isolate aSpeBom1 chromosome 12, aSpeBom1.2.pri, whole genome shotgun sequence, the following proteins share a genomic window:
- the MMP23B gene encoding matrix metalloproteinase-23: protein MDPQDDGSICSRGAKCTLLFLGLFAGAVLVAGIFTVSVKTQVDTLVAPNSILQLPHHLRSKRYTLTPGLLKWNHFNLTYRIVSFPRNLINESDTRKGIAAAFRMWSDVTAFHFKEVPADHESDLKIGFYGITHTDCLESSIHYCFDGPTGELAHAYFPQTGEIHFDDSEYWILGNTRFSWKKGVWLTDLVHVAAHEIGHALGLMHSLNSNALMHINATLTGKKDISQDDVWGIYSLYGCRDRYFVCASWAMKGYCQSRRSPMKKYCPYSCDFCYHFPLPTKMPTPAPPRTKVRMVPEGRNVTFRCGKKIIHKKGKVYWYKDKELLEYSYPGYLYLADDHMSIIANAINEGLYTCIVKKRDRVLTTYSWNIRVPM, encoded by the exons ATGGACCCCCAAGATGATGGCAGCATTTGCTCCCGGGGGGCAAAATGTACCTTGCTGTTCCTTGGACTGTTTGCCGGGGCCGTCTTGGTGGCTGGAATTTTTACGGTGTCTGTGAAAACACAG GTAGACACCCTGGTGGCTCCAAACTCAATTCTTCAACTTCCCCATCACTTGAGGTCAAAACGATACACTTTGACTCCAGGTCTACTGAAATGGAACCACTTCAACCTGACATACAG GATTGTAtcattcccaagaaatttaatCAACGAAAGCGACACCAGAAAGGGCATCGCTGCAGCTTTCCGCATGTGGAGTGACGTTACTGCTTTCCACTTCAAGGAAGTTCCTGCAGACCATGAAAGTGATCTAAAGATTG GGTTTTATGGTATCACTCACACAGACTGCTTGGAGTCATCGATCCATTACTGTTTTGATGGACCCACTGGAGAACTTGCACATGCCTACTTCCCACAAACCGGAGAGATCCACTTTGATGATAGTGAATACTGGATTTTGGGGAACACCAGATTCAGCTGGAAGAAAG GAGTATGGCTGACAGACTTGGTCCATGTAGCGGCCCATGAGATCGGACATGCACTGGGACTCATGCATTCCCTCAATAGCAACGCTCTGATGCACATCAACGCTACGCTCACAGGGAAAAAGGACATCTCACAAGATGACGTATGGGGGATATACAGTTTGTACG GTTGCAGAGACAGGTATTTCGTATGCGCCTCATGGGCTATGAAGGGTTACTGCCAAAGTAGAAGGAGCCCAATGAAGAAGTACTGCCCCTACAGCTGTGACTTCTGCTATC ATTTCCCCTTGCCAACAAAAATGCCAACTCCGGCACCACCGAGAACTAAAGTCCGAATGGTGCCGGAAGGCAGGAATGTTACCTTCAGATGTGGAAAAAAGATTATACATAAGAAAGGAAAAGTTTA CTGGTACAAAGACAAAGAGCTTCTGGAGTACTCTTATCCTGGATACCTCTACCTTGCCGACGACCACATGAGCATCATTGCCAATGCCATCAACGAAGGTCTCTACACATGCATCGTTAAGAAGCGGGATCGAGTGCTCACAACATATTCATGGAACATACGAGTACCGATGTAA
- the LOC128469970 gene encoding cyclin-dependent kinase 11B-like has protein sequence MGDEKDNWKVKTLDEILQEKKRRKEQEEKAEPKHSKNADDRDSKRDSLEEGELRDHKMEITIRNSPYGRQDSLEDRGEEDDSLAIKPPQQMSRKEKSHHRKDEKRKEKHRRRSHSAEGAGGKHVRVKEKEREHERRKRQREEQDKARRDWERQKRRDLAREHSRRERDRLEQLERKRERERKMRDQQKEQREMKERERRAEERRKEREARREGLAGSALPMRRRPGLLQESEKMQYSAHLADARILVEFSTQMAAHHRTAREEHGEKTKVNYRSRSPVRQTRERTDGGDMRKPAKEDRPEERDPLSDLQDISDSERKTSSAESSSAGTASGSEEEEEATSSEESGEEEDDEEEDEEEEEEEEDGEETGSNSEVVSEQTAEEVSEDEMSEEDERENGNHVPVVPESRFDHDSAESEEEEEEEDDDEDEKRDVSPHSNVPTDGEYVPDSPAMSPVELKQELPKYLPALQGCRSVEEFQCLNRIEEGTYGVVYRAKDKKTDEIVALKRLKMEKEKEGFPITSLREINTILKAQHPNIVTVREIVVGSNMDKIYIVMNYVEHDLKSLMETMKQPFLPGEVKTLMIQLLRGVRHLHDNWILHRDLKTSNLLLSHSGILKVGDFGLAREYGSPLKPYTPIVVTLWYRAPELLLGAKEYSTAIDLWSVGCIFGELLTQKPLFPGKSEIDQINRIFKDLGTPSEKIWPGYNELPAVKKMTFTEYPYNNLRKRFGALLSDQGFDLMNKFLTYCPAKRISSEDALKHEYFREPPLPIDPSMFPTWPAKSEQQRVKRGTSPRPPEGGLGYSQLGDDDLKDTGFHLTTTNQGASAAGPGFSLKF, from the exons ATGGGGGATGAAAAGGACAACTGGAAGGTAAAAACACTGGACGAGatattgcaggaaaaaaaacggAGGAAAGAGCAAGAGGAGAAAGCAGAACCAAAGCACTCCAAAAAT GCTGATGACCGTGATTCCAAAAGAGATTCCTTAGAAGAAGGAGAGCTTAGAGATCATAAGATGGAAATAACAATAAGGAATTCACCATATGGAAGACAGGATTCATTGGAAGACAG GGGTGAGGAAGATGATTCCCTAGCTATTAAGCCCCCACAACAAATGTCGCGAAAGGAAAAATCTCACCACAGGAAAGatgagaagagaaaagagaagcaCAGGAGGCGAAGCCATTCAGCTGAAGGAGCTGGAG GCAAACATGTTCGagtaaaagagaaagagagagagcatgagaggaggaagagacagagagaggagcAAGACAAGGCCCGGCGTGATTGGGAAAGGCAAAAGAGAAGAGATTTGGCTAGAGAACATTCTAGGCGCGAGAG AGATCGTCTGGAGCAATTAGAGCGTAAACGGGAGCGTGAGCGGAAGATGCGGGACCAGCAGAAAGAGCAAAGggagatgaaagagagagagagaagagcagAGGAGAGACGCAAGGAACGTGAAGCCAGAAGAGAAG GGCTCGCCGGATCTGCGCTTCCTATGCGCAGGAGGCCAGGGCTCTTGCAAGAGAGTGAGAAAATGCAGTACAGTGCACACCTTGCAGATGCAAGAATACTTGTAGAGTTTAGCACTCAAA TGGCTGCGCACCACAGAACAGCCAGGGAGGAACACGGAGAGAAAACCAAAGTGAATTATCGCAGTCGCAGCCCGGTCCGGCAAACCCGCGAGAGAACTGATGGAGGGGACATGAGAAAACCAG CGAAAGAAGACAGACCCGAAGAAAGAGACCCTCTGTCAGACCTGCAAGACATAAGTGATAGTGAGAGGAAAACTAGCTCTGCAGAGTCGTCCTCAG CAGGCACGGCGTCCGGctcagaggaagaagaagaagcaacgAGCAGCGAGGAATCAGGGGAAGAGGAAGAcgacgaggaggaggatgaagaagaggaggaggaggaggaagatggAGAGGAAACTGGAAGCAATTCCGAGGTTGTGTCTGAGCAGACTGCAG AGGAAGTTAGTGAAGATGAAATGAGTGAGGAGGATGAGAGAGAAAATGGAAATCATGTTCCAGTTG TTCCAGAATCCAGATTTGACCACGACTCGGCTGAgagtgaagaagaagaggaggaagaggatgatgatgaagatgaaAAGAGGGATGTTAGCCCTCACTCTAATGTCCCAACAGATGGAGAATATGTTCCAGATTCTCCTGCCATGTCTCCTGTTGAGCTGAAGCAGGAGCTGCCCAAATATCTCCCAGCTCTGCAG GGATGCCGTAGCGTGGAGGAGTTCCAGTGCCTGAACCGTATTGAGGAGGGAACGTATGGGGTGGTGTACAGAGCTAAAGACAAGAAAACTG ATGAAATTGTGGCTCTGAAGAGActgaaaatggaaaaagaaaaggaaggtTTCCCCATAACCTCACTCCGCGAAATCAACACAATTCTTAAAGCCCAGCATCCAAATATCGTTACCGTCAGG GAAATTGTTGTAGGTAGTAATATGGACAAAATCTATATCGTGATGAACTACGTGGAACATGATCTTAAGAGTCTAATGGAAACCATGAAACAACCTTTCCTCCCAG GTGAGGTTAAAACTCTCATGATTCAGCTGCTACGAGGAGTGCGGCATCTCCACGATAACTGGATTCTCCATCGAGACCTTAAAACCTCTAATCTGTTGCTCAGTCATTCTGGCATCTTAAAG GTCGGTGATTTTGGTCTGGCTCGTGAGTATGGTTCTCCACTAAAGCCCTATACCCCCATAGTGGTCACACTGTGGTACCGGGCCCCGGAGCTGCTACTTGGTGCTAAG gAATATTCTACTGCCATAGACCTGTGGTCTGTGGGATGTATATTTGGAGAGCTCCTTACCCAGAAACCATTATTCCCGGGGAAATCCGAGATTGATCAGATCAATAGAATCTTCAAG GATCTTGGTACACCAAGTGAGAAGATCTGGCCTGGGTACAACGAGCTTCCCGCAGTGAAGAAAATGACCTTCACAGAATATCCTTATAATAACCTTCGGAAGAGATTCGGAGCTCTTCTTTCAGACCAAGGGTTCGATCTTATGAACAA GTTCTTGACTTACTGTCCAGCCAAAAGAATCAGCTCGGAAGATGCCTTAAAGCATGAATATTTCCGCGAGCCACCACTGCCTATCGACCCATCCATGTTCCCGACTTGGCCAGCCAAAAGCGAACAGCAGAGGGTAAAACGTGGAACGAGCCCTCGCCCTCCAGAAGGTGGCCTGGGATACAGTCAGCTG ggCGATGATGATCTGAAAGATACCGGCTTTCACCTGACCACGACCAACCAGGGAGCTTCCGCGGCTGGTCCTGGCTTCAGCCTCAAGTTTTAA
- the SLC35E2B gene encoding solute carrier family 35 member E2B, with translation MTIKMSTAGNTQSPEDTKCLLSPDKAKAKGSLFSHWTEKMVITRSDSVPDENVLKITITETTVIESDLGVCNSRALTYLALWFFFSFCTLFLNKYILTLLEGEPSMLGAVQMLSTTFIGCIKMFIPCCLYQHKPRLSYPSNFIMIMVFVGIMRFATVVLGLVSLKNVAVSFAETVKSSAPIFTVIMSRLILGEYTGMIVNLSLLPVMAGLALCTASEISFNILGFSAALSTNIMDCLQNVFSKKLLSGDKYKFSPPELQFYTSAAAVIMLIPTWIFLMDMPLIGKSARKFTYNWDIIVLLLIDGVLFHLQSVTAYALMGKISPVTFSVASTVKHALSIWLSIIVFGNKITSLSAIGTVLVIIGVMLYNKARQHQRESFRTLSAHATSEDSETLIGPEQKSHGK, from the exons ATGACCATCAAGATGTCAACGGCAGGGAACACACAGTCCCCCGAGGACACAAAGTGCCTCCTGTCTCCGGATAAAGCGAAAGCAAAGGGATCGCTCTTCTCTCACTGGACTGAAAAGATGGTGATCACGCGCAGCGACAGCGTGCCCGATGAGAACGTTCTGAAAATCACCATCACCGAGACAACCGTTATCGAGTCGGACCTGGGAGTCTGCAATTCCCGGGCGCTCACCTACCTCGCACTGTGGTTTTTCTTCAGCTTCTGTACACTTTTCCTCAACAAGTACATTCTGACGTTACTGGAAGGGGAGCCGAGCATGCTAG gtGCTGTCCAGATGCTTTCCACCACCTTTATTGGCTGCATCAAGATGTTCATTCCCTGCTGTCTGTATCAGCACAAACCCCGGCTTAGTTACCCTTCAAACTTCATCATGATTATGGTTTTTGTGGGTATTATGAG GTTCGCCACTGTGGTTCTAGGACTCGTGAGCTTGAAGAATGTGGCGGTTTCTTTTGCGGAAACGGTTAAAAGCTCAGCTCCAATATTTACGGTCATAATGTCTAGACTTATATTGGGAGAATACACCG GAATGATAGTGAACCTATCTCTTCTCCCAGTCATGGCTGGGTTGGCACTCTGCACTGCTAGTGAAATCAGCTTTAACATACTGGGCTTCTCTGCTGCTCTGTCTACAAACATCATGGACTG tttgcaGAATGTCTTCTCGAAGAAACTTCTAAGTggagataaatataaattttc ACCTCCAGAGCTCCAGTTTTACACCAGCGCGGCAGCAGTGATCATGCTTATTCCTACATGGATATTTCTCATG GACATGCCACTGATTGGTAAAAGTGCAAGGAAGTTCACTTACAATTGGGATATCATTGTGCTGCTTCTTATCGATGGCGTTTTGTTCCATCTACAAAGCGTCACTGCATATGCACTCATGGGGAAGATCTCACCGGTCACCTTCAG TGTTGCCAGCACCGTGAAGCACGCACTTTCCATTTGGCTCAGTATTATTGTTTTTGGTAATAAAATCACCAGCCTTTCTGCGATTGGGACTGTTTTAGTAATCATTGGAGTCATGCTCTATAACAAGGCCAGGCAGCATCAGAGAGAATCGTTTCGCACGTTGAGCGCACATGCAACTAGCGAAGACTCTGAAACTCTCATAGGACCAGAGCAGAAATCTCATGGAAAATAA